One window of the Synechococcus sp. CC9311 genome contains the following:
- the petM gene encoding cytochrome b6-f complex subunit PetM: MASEIFGIAVVFWVLIPVGLAGGALLLKLQGD; the protein is encoded by the coding sequence ATGGCTTCGGAAATTTTCGGAATTGCTGTCGTGTTCTGGGTGTTGATTCCCGTTGGCCTCGCTGGTGGTGCCTTGCTTTTGAAACTCCAAGGCGACTGA
- a CDS encoding methyltransferase domain-containing protein, with product MSSCCGPTPSSLDQTQAVQNRYGAAAVEQEACLCTPVAFDPALLKPIPKDVVERDYGCGDPTRWVRSGDVVLDLGSGSGKNAFICAQVVGSTGQVIGIDRNADMLALSRSAAPVVAKQIGYANVCFLEGAIEALDAVNAEGNPLVADSSIDVVLSNCVLNLVNPSARELLLKNIRRVLRPEGRVAISDIVCDRPVPMALQQDAELWSGCISGAWLEEAFLEDFRSLGLERVQYAERSEAPWRVVEGIEFRAVTLTGALPSG from the coding sequence ATGTCGTCTTGTTGCGGCCCCACTCCGTCCTCACTGGATCAGACACAGGCGGTACAGAACCGGTATGGCGCTGCTGCAGTGGAACAAGAAGCCTGCCTCTGCACCCCAGTGGCGTTCGATCCTGCCCTGCTCAAGCCCATCCCCAAGGATGTGGTGGAAAGGGATTATGGCTGTGGTGATCCCACCCGTTGGGTGCGGTCTGGAGATGTTGTGTTGGACCTCGGTAGTGGAAGCGGAAAGAATGCCTTTATTTGTGCCCAGGTGGTCGGCTCGACGGGGCAAGTGATTGGCATTGACCGCAATGCGGACATGTTGGCCCTCTCTCGTTCTGCGGCACCCGTGGTGGCAAAGCAGATTGGCTACGCCAATGTTTGCTTCCTTGAGGGTGCGATTGAGGCGCTTGATGCCGTTAATGCTGAAGGAAATCCCCTGGTCGCCGATTCCAGCATTGATGTGGTGCTCAGTAATTGCGTACTGAATCTGGTGAATCCGTCCGCACGAGAACTGTTGTTGAAGAACATCCGCCGCGTGCTTCGACCTGAGGGCCGAGTTGCGATCAGCGACATTGTGTGTGATCGCCCAGTGCCGATGGCTCTTCAGCAGGACGCCGAGCTTTGGAGTGGCTGTATCAGTGGGGCTTGGTTAGAAGAGGCTTTTTTGGAGGATTTCCGATCGCTAGGGCTTGAGCGGGTTCAGTACGCGGAGCGCTCTGAGGCTCCCTGGCGCGTTGTTGAGGGCATTGAATTTCGCGCGGTCACGCTGACCGGTGCGTTGCCGAGCGGCTAA
- the trxB gene encoding thioredoxin-disulfide reductase, giving the protein MGASENLVIVGSGPAGYTAAIYAARANLNPLLITGFQRGGIPGGQLMTTTHVENFPGFPDGVLGPDLMDLMKAQAERWGTHLIEADADVIDLSQRPYRIEAEGKTIQTQSIIIATGASANRLGLPNEERFWSQGISACAICDGATPQFRKEELAVVGGGDSACEEAVYLTKYGSQVHLLVRSDCLRASAAMADRVEANPQITVHWNTEVVDVEGTDWMNGLRLRNRDSGKEETLAVRGMFYAIGHTPNTELLKGQLDCDRSGYLVTKPGRPETSLEGVFAAGDVADAEWRQGITAAGSGCQAALAAERWLSHHDLATLVSREAVEPQKANAPQAIEATTESTYDANAEWQKGSYALRKLYHDSNKPLLVIYSSPSCGPCHVLKPQLKRVLSELNGQAQGVEIDIEADQEIAEQAGVNGTPTVQLFYGKSLQQQWRGVKQRSEFKGAIEALLKGQ; this is encoded by the coding sequence ATGGGAGCGAGCGAGAACCTAGTGATCGTCGGATCTGGCCCGGCTGGGTATACGGCAGCCATTTACGCAGCAAGAGCCAACCTCAATCCGCTCCTGATCACAGGATTTCAGCGCGGTGGGATCCCTGGTGGTCAACTGATGACCACCACGCATGTTGAAAATTTCCCCGGCTTTCCCGATGGAGTCCTTGGCCCCGATCTGATGGATCTCATGAAAGCGCAGGCGGAGCGCTGGGGGACGCACCTGATCGAAGCCGATGCCGACGTTATCGACTTGAGCCAACGTCCCTACCGGATTGAAGCCGAAGGCAAGACGATCCAAACCCAATCAATCATCATCGCCACTGGCGCGAGCGCCAACCGCTTGGGCTTACCCAACGAAGAACGCTTCTGGAGCCAGGGCATCAGTGCCTGCGCCATTTGCGATGGCGCAACTCCCCAATTCCGCAAGGAGGAATTGGCGGTGGTTGGAGGCGGAGATTCCGCTTGCGAAGAAGCGGTGTATCTCACCAAGTACGGCAGTCAGGTGCACCTGTTGGTTCGCTCGGACTGCTTGCGAGCCAGTGCGGCCATGGCTGACCGGGTGGAAGCCAATCCCCAAATCACGGTGCACTGGAACACCGAGGTGGTGGACGTTGAAGGAACGGACTGGATGAACGGCCTACGACTTCGCAATCGAGACAGCGGCAAGGAGGAAACATTGGCCGTGCGCGGAATGTTTTATGCCATTGGTCACACGCCCAACACCGAACTCTTGAAGGGCCAACTGGATTGTGATCGCAGCGGTTATCTCGTCACCAAACCAGGCAGACCAGAAACATCCTTGGAAGGTGTGTTTGCAGCGGGTGACGTCGCCGATGCGGAATGGCGCCAAGGGATTACAGCTGCAGGCAGTGGCTGCCAAGCGGCTCTTGCCGCAGAACGATGGTTAAGCCATCACGACTTAGCCACGCTTGTGAGTCGTGAGGCGGTTGAACCACAAAAAGCCAATGCGCCACAAGCCATAGAAGCAACCACGGAATCCACCTATGACGCCAATGCGGAATGGCAAAAAGGCAGTTATGCGCTCCGCAAGCTTTATCACGACAGCAACAAACCCCTGCTCGTGATTTACAGCTCCCCAAGCTGCGGCCCTTGTCATGTGCTGAAGCCGCAGCTCAAACGAGTGTTGTCAGAACTCAATGGACAGGCTCAAGGCGTCGAAATTGACATCGAAGCCGATCAAGAGATTGCAGAACAGGCGGGCGTCAACGGCACCCCAACAGTCCAGCTGTTTTATGGCAAGTCGCTGCAGCAGCAGTGGCGCGGAGTGAAACAGCGCAGTGAATTCAAGGGCGCGATCGAGGCCCTTCTCAAGGGCCAGTGA
- a CDS encoding NAD(P)H-binding protein → MQVLVVGGTGTLGRQIAKQAIDAGHKVRCMVRSPRKAAFLQEWGCELTRGDLLEPASLDYALDGMDAVIDAATSRPTDPNSIYVTDWEGKLNLLRACERADVKRFVFLSLLGASKHRNVPLMDIKHCTERLLEESDLDYTILQGAAFMQGVISQFSIPILESQTVWVSGSPTPIAYMNTQDMARFAVAAVDRPETIRCSYPVVGPKAWNTGEVIQLCELASSKSARVFRVPGALLNLMQGICSFFEPAVNVAERLAFAEVTGGGGSLDAPMEASYRAFGLDPNETTQLEAYIREYYDTILKRLRDMEADLDKDAKKKLPF, encoded by the coding sequence ATGCAGGTTCTGGTGGTTGGTGGGACAGGAACGCTTGGCCGTCAAATCGCAAAACAAGCGATTGATGCTGGCCACAAAGTGCGTTGCATGGTGCGCTCACCTCGAAAGGCAGCTTTCCTACAGGAGTGGGGTTGTGAGCTCACTCGAGGTGACCTTCTCGAACCGGCCAGTCTTGATTACGCACTCGATGGCATGGATGCGGTCATCGATGCCGCCACGAGTCGCCCAACAGATCCCAACAGCATTTACGTCACCGATTGGGAAGGCAAGCTCAACTTGCTCAGGGCTTGTGAGCGTGCCGATGTGAAGCGCTTTGTGTTTCTCTCCCTTTTAGGTGCCTCAAAGCACCGCAATGTCCCTCTGATGGACATCAAGCACTGCACTGAGCGGCTGCTGGAGGAGTCGGATCTTGATTACACGATCCTGCAAGGAGCGGCATTCATGCAGGGCGTGATCAGTCAGTTCTCGATCCCCATTTTAGAAAGTCAGACGGTGTGGGTGAGCGGTAGTCCAACCCCCATCGCCTACATGAACACGCAAGACATGGCTCGTTTTGCGGTAGCTGCCGTTGATCGACCAGAGACCATTCGGTGTTCGTATCCCGTGGTGGGACCGAAAGCCTGGAACACCGGAGAAGTGATTCAACTCTGTGAGCTGGCTAGCTCCAAGTCGGCAAGGGTGTTTCGCGTTCCTGGGGCCCTGCTGAATTTGATGCAGGGGATCTGCTCATTCTTCGAACCCGCTGTGAACGTGGCAGAGCGCCTGGCGTTTGCTGAAGTCACCGGTGGAGGCGGGTCTCTTGACGCCCCTATGGAAGCGAGTTATCGCGCCTTTGGCCTTGATCCCAACGAAACCACCCAGTTGGAGGCCTACATCCGTGAGTACTACGACACGATCTTGAAGCGCCTCAGAGACATGGAGGCCGATCTAGATAAGGATGCCAAGAAAAAACTGCCTTTCTAG
- a CDS encoding alpha/beta fold hydrolase — MDSVRRVHATTLQPASNGADWGESAEWIWEGYRCHWRVLGDPEAPAMVLLHGFGASSSHWRHNAAPLTKAGYRVYSIDLIGFGRSEQPGLHSQIRLDNRFWARQLAAFLEQVVQQPAVLVGNSLGGLTALTAAAFHPEWVTAVVAAPLPDPALMQPLPKQQSRRRRRFKTAAVQLLCRLLPLELIVPLISRTALLRLGLQGAYSRSIRSDRELHQLIASPARRRTAARSLRAMSVGMALRPREVTAPALLERLAEQHQPIPLLLLWGRQDRFVPLMIGEKLQQQHSWLKLCVLDGSGHCPHDESPEHFHQELLRWLDLNLGRTSALGTQHRA; from the coding sequence TTGGACTCCGTCAGGCGTGTGCACGCAACCACTCTCCAGCCTGCCTCCAACGGTGCCGATTGGGGCGAAAGCGCGGAATGGATCTGGGAGGGCTACCGCTGTCACTGGCGGGTACTCGGAGATCCAGAAGCGCCCGCAATGGTTTTGCTGCATGGGTTTGGTGCCAGCAGCAGCCATTGGCGTCACAACGCAGCCCCACTCACGAAGGCTGGATATCGGGTCTACAGCATTGATTTGATCGGTTTCGGTCGCTCCGAACAACCAGGCCTTCATTCCCAAATCCGCTTGGACAACCGTTTTTGGGCGCGGCAGTTGGCAGCGTTTCTGGAGCAGGTGGTTCAACAACCCGCGGTGTTGGTTGGTAACTCCCTGGGCGGCCTCACCGCGCTCACCGCAGCAGCCTTTCATCCTGAATGGGTCACAGCAGTGGTTGCTGCACCGCTGCCCGATCCGGCCCTCATGCAGCCGTTGCCAAAGCAACAATCCCGCCGACGTCGCCGATTTAAAACAGCCGCTGTGCAGTTGCTCTGCAGGCTGCTCCCTCTCGAACTGATCGTCCCCTTGATTAGTCGCACCGCCCTGCTGCGCTTAGGCCTTCAAGGGGCCTATTCACGTTCCATCCGCTCCGACCGGGAATTGCACCAGCTGATCGCAAGCCCAGCCCGTCGCCGTACGGCTGCACGCAGCCTCCGAGCCATGAGCGTTGGCATGGCTTTACGTCCACGGGAGGTCACAGCCCCGGCATTGCTGGAACGTTTAGCCGAACAACATCAGCCGATCCCCCTTCTGCTGCTTTGGGGCAGGCAAGACCGATTTGTGCCCTTGATGATCGGCGAAAAACTTCAGCAGCAGCACTCCTGGCTGAAGCTATGCGTACTCGACGGCAGTGGGCATTGCCCCCACGATGAAAGCCCTGAACACTTCCATCAAGAGCTTTTGCGCTGGCTGGACCTTAATTTAGGAAGAACAAGCGCGCTGGGAACACAGCACCGGGCATGA
- a CDS encoding Nif11-like leader peptide family natural product precursor, which produces MSESALIAFTSLVQSDSQLREQVRQAPTPAHVVNLASEQGHVFNQATLMKMQAEKMKHLHDDHLNNASSWGEALLLCFGAHN; this is translated from the coding sequence GTGTCTGAATCAGCTCTGATTGCTTTCACATCCCTGGTTCAATCCGATTCTCAGCTGCGGGAACAGGTTCGCCAGGCACCCACACCGGCCCACGTTGTGAATCTTGCTTCTGAACAAGGACACGTTTTCAACCAAGCCACACTCATGAAGATGCAAGCCGAGAAGATGAAGCATCTTCATGACGACCACCTCAACAATGCTTCCAGCTGGGGCGAAGCACTTCTGCTCTGCTTTGGAGCTCACAACTGA
- a CDS encoding Re/Si-specific NAD(P)(+) transhydrogenase subunit alpha, with amino-acid sequence MPRLLIPIESAAAETRVAASPETLKKFIALGCSVAVERGAGVSSGFLDETYASAGADLVAPGEAQAWGQADVLLCVQSPSPASLGRLRRGALVVGMLSPYGNQELAEALKGCGLSAMALELLPRISRAQSADVLSSQANIAGYKAVLLGAAALDRYFPMLMTAAGTVQPARVVVLGAGVAGLQAVATARRLGAVVYVSDIRPAVKEQVESLGARFIDPPEMEDKPAESGGYAKQASDAFLAAQRQQLSDQLAQADVAICTAQVPGRRAPRLISEDMLDRMRPGSVVVDLAVAQGGNCADTVPSQTVNRKGVKLIGANELPCSVPNHASSLYARNLLALLQPTLQDGKLTLDTEDELIAGCLIAHDGSIRRGDVLTPGDTN; translated from the coding sequence TTGCCCAGACTCCTTATCCCGATTGAAAGCGCAGCGGCTGAAACCCGTGTAGCTGCTTCACCCGAGACCCTTAAAAAATTCATTGCCCTCGGCTGCTCTGTGGCTGTCGAGCGTGGTGCCGGAGTGTCCTCCGGTTTCCTTGACGAGACGTACGCCAGTGCTGGAGCCGATTTGGTGGCTCCAGGAGAGGCGCAAGCCTGGGGGCAGGCGGACGTTTTGCTTTGTGTTCAAAGCCCTAGTCCGGCATCGCTCGGTCGCTTGCGACGGGGTGCCCTGGTGGTGGGGATGCTGTCGCCCTATGGCAATCAGGAGCTAGCGGAAGCCTTAAAGGGTTGTGGTCTTTCAGCCATGGCGCTTGAGCTTTTGCCACGCATCAGTCGTGCCCAGTCCGCTGATGTGCTTTCGTCTCAGGCCAACATCGCTGGCTACAAGGCTGTGTTGCTTGGCGCTGCAGCCTTAGATCGCTATTTCCCGATGCTGATGACTGCAGCAGGCACCGTGCAGCCCGCCAGGGTTGTGGTGCTGGGTGCGGGTGTTGCGGGTCTCCAGGCCGTTGCAACCGCTCGCCGTTTGGGCGCGGTTGTTTATGTAAGTGACATTCGCCCTGCCGTGAAAGAGCAGGTGGAGTCGCTTGGGGCCCGTTTCATCGATCCTCCTGAGATGGAGGACAAGCCTGCGGAGTCCGGTGGCTATGCCAAGCAGGCCTCAGATGCGTTTCTGGCCGCGCAGCGGCAACAGCTGTCTGACCAACTAGCTCAGGCTGATGTGGCCATTTGTACAGCTCAAGTTCCGGGCAGGCGAGCCCCGCGTTTAATCAGCGAGGACATGCTTGACCGCATGCGCCCTGGATCGGTGGTGGTTGATCTGGCCGTTGCTCAAGGCGGTAACTGTGCCGATACCGTTCCGTCCCAAACGGTGAACCGCAAAGGCGTGAAGCTGATTGGTGCGAACGAACTTCCTTGCAGCGTCCCGAATCACGCCAGCTCGTTGTACGCCCGCAATTTGTTGGCTTTGCTGCAGCCCACGCTTCAAGATGGCAAGCTCACGCTCGACACCGAAGACGAGCTCATTGCTGGTTGTTTGATCGCTCATGACGGCAGCATTCGCCGAGGCGATGTTCTTACTCCTGGAGATACCAACTGA
- a CDS encoding pseudouridine synthase, with translation MLWSSQLTLLLHKPYGVLSQFTPEPQSRWGCLAEWVPIPNVYAAGRLDADSEGLLLLTDNGRLQQRLTDPRFGHWRQYWVQVEGCANEVQLNQLQRGVTIQGRLTRPAKARILSDDERQTISDRKPPIRERRSIPTCWLCLELREGRNRQVRRMTAAVGLPTLRLIRHSIDLMDGEIVLSIKDLSAGMWREVTRTEDQRLQRLLSRSATHRSA, from the coding sequence CTGCTTTGGAGCTCACAACTGACCCTTCTGCTGCACAAGCCCTATGGGGTTCTGAGTCAGTTCACCCCTGAACCTCAGAGCCGTTGGGGTTGCCTAGCGGAGTGGGTTCCAATACCGAATGTTTACGCTGCTGGCCGCCTCGATGCCGACAGCGAAGGGTTGCTGTTGCTCACCGATAACGGTCGGCTGCAGCAACGCCTCACCGATCCTCGCTTTGGTCACTGGCGTCAGTATTGGGTGCAAGTGGAAGGTTGCGCTAATGAAGTCCAACTAAACCAACTCCAGCGTGGAGTGACCATTCAAGGACGGCTAACCCGGCCCGCAAAAGCAAGGATCCTGTCGGATGACGAAAGACAAACGATCAGCGATCGCAAGCCGCCGATTCGGGAGCGTCGTTCGATTCCAACCTGCTGGCTTTGCCTTGAACTTCGCGAAGGACGCAACCGCCAAGTGCGTCGCATGACCGCTGCCGTAGGCCTCCCCACACTCAGACTGATTCGTCATTCCATCGACTTGATGGATGGAGAGATCGTTTTGAGCATCAAAGACCTCAGTGCAGGGATGTGGCGAGAGGTCACCCGCACGGAAGATCAGCGCTTACAGAGGCTGCTTAGCCGCTCGGCAACGCACCGGTCAGCGTGA
- the infA gene encoding translation initiation factor IF-1, whose protein sequence is MIETSGVIEKEQGNGFYLVTLEQPAGHQCLCRAAGKLTKFRIKLLAGDKVLVEISPYDLTRGRITYRERNAGAPGGRPGGNRPGGPRRR, encoded by the coding sequence ATGATTGAGACCTCGGGTGTAATTGAAAAAGAGCAGGGGAACGGTTTTTACCTCGTAACCCTGGAGCAGCCCGCTGGTCACCAGTGCCTGTGCCGCGCCGCCGGAAAGCTCACAAAATTCCGCATCAAATTGCTCGCAGGCGACAAGGTTTTGGTCGAAATCAGTCCCTACGACTTGACGCGTGGTCGGATTACCTACCGCGAGCGCAATGCGGGTGCGCCGGGTGGACGTCCAGGCGGTAACCGACCTGGTGGCCCACGCCGCCGTTAA
- a CDS encoding NAD(P) transhydrogenase subunit alpha: MSFLSEALWVLLLGSLLGLELIGKVPPTLHTPLMSGANAISGITVLAALTLIIKAGNDGNTPLLALGAVSLGFALFNVIGGFLVTDRMLAMFSRKPARKENR; the protein is encoded by the coding sequence ATGTCGTTTTTAAGTGAGGCTCTCTGGGTCCTGCTGCTCGGCAGCCTTCTCGGTCTTGAACTGATTGGCAAAGTGCCTCCCACTTTGCACACCCCATTGATGAGTGGCGCTAACGCCATTTCAGGGATCACGGTCTTAGCTGCTCTCACCTTGATCATCAAGGCGGGAAATGACGGCAATACGCCTTTATTGGCCTTGGGTGCTGTGTCCCTCGGTTTCGCTCTTTTCAATGTGATTGGCGGCTTTTTGGTCACCGATCGAATGCTGGCCATGTTCAGCCGTAAGCCCGCTCGCAAGGAGAACCGCTGA
- a CDS encoding DEAD/DEAH box helicase, whose product MLRRRLDPEASHGRDVLIHAGPGAGKTLGALLGFQAMQQEGKLKCFLVMCHRTSILNQWRTAAERVGLRLEHWNESTPNIQSQNLQNADGWLVTYQGAASQLDGLKQALEPWAGDQLLAIADEAHHLGVDPDEPDGPVWGRTFLELSSQARLRLGLTGTPFRADNLAFCAARRIRIQEGGQLVEQISPDLCVEPRELIAAGDVRPLEFRFQDGWVEHSRAGKPDRDVSPLSEEVRESWRARNLRRAIRLSDSSSIAQQLLIRARRKLEQVREQHPSAGGLVIAKDIAHARSISSLLREQGDRVDLVHSQDPEAAQRLSSFQEGGADWLVSIDMCAEGFDAPRLRVVAYLTTVVTRSRFVQGITRAVRMCSVRAATETVPRDPSYVFAPADPLLMSYARSWSLSEPYRIQAQQQEADSDDPLQSSAWRGPSLPLEAVNDGAGAVIRLRSPELPNFLHQ is encoded by the coding sequence CTGCTGCGCAGACGACTGGATCCAGAAGCAAGCCACGGGCGCGACGTGCTGATCCATGCAGGACCAGGTGCGGGCAAGACCCTGGGGGCCCTGCTCGGATTCCAAGCCATGCAGCAAGAGGGGAAGTTGAAATGCTTTTTGGTGATGTGTCATCGCACATCGATCCTCAACCAATGGCGCACAGCAGCCGAACGGGTGGGGTTACGCCTCGAGCACTGGAATGAATCGACGCCCAACATCCAGAGCCAAAACCTCCAAAACGCCGATGGTTGGCTCGTCACCTACCAAGGGGCAGCGAGTCAGCTCGACGGGCTCAAACAGGCGCTCGAGCCATGGGCTGGTGATCAACTTTTAGCGATTGCAGACGAAGCGCATCACCTGGGCGTGGACCCGGATGAGCCAGATGGTCCCGTCTGGGGACGCACCTTTTTAGAGCTGAGCAGCCAGGCACGACTCAGGCTGGGGCTCACAGGGACCCCCTTTCGAGCCGACAATCTCGCCTTTTGTGCCGCGAGACGAATTCGAATCCAGGAGGGGGGTCAGCTGGTGGAGCAGATCAGTCCTGACCTCTGCGTTGAGCCCAGAGAGCTGATTGCAGCTGGCGACGTACGACCGCTGGAATTTCGTTTTCAAGACGGCTGGGTGGAGCACAGTCGTGCTGGGAAGCCTGATCGCGACGTCTCGCCTCTGTCTGAGGAGGTGCGTGAAAGCTGGAGAGCACGCAATTTGCGCAGGGCGATTCGACTTTCCGATAGCAGCAGCATTGCTCAGCAACTTTTGATCAGGGCCAGACGCAAGTTGGAGCAGGTGCGTGAACAGCACCCGAGCGCTGGCGGTCTCGTGATCGCCAAAGACATTGCTCACGCCCGATCGATCAGCTCCCTGCTGAGAGAACAGGGTGATCGGGTGGACCTGGTGCATTCGCAAGATCCAGAGGCCGCCCAACGACTCAGCAGTTTTCAAGAGGGTGGCGCCGACTGGCTCGTCAGCATCGACATGTGCGCCGAAGGCTTCGACGCCCCAAGGTTGCGTGTTGTCGCCTATCTCACCACAGTCGTAACCCGCAGTCGCTTCGTGCAGGGCATCACTCGCGCTGTACGGATGTGCAGCGTCAGGGCAGCCACTGAAACGGTGCCAAGAGACCCTTCTTATGTATTTGCTCCAGCGGACCCATTGCTGATGAGCTACGCGCGCAGCTGGTCTCTCTCAGAGCCCTATCGGATCCAAGCCCAACAACAGGAAGCAGATTCCGATGACCCGCTTCAGTCGAGCGCATGGAGAGGTCCAAGCCTGCCCTTGGAGGCCGTCAATGACGGAGCTGGCGCCGTGATTCGACTCAGGAGCCCAGAATTACCCAATTTTTTGCATCAATGA
- a CDS encoding N2,N2-dimethylguanosine tRNA methyltransferase, which yields MASVRPGGGFFRPDSRPARDFSVLVAASTLEGASGDRPLRWLDLMAGCGIRSLRWGLEARRASHQQVELWVNDADQERGPLLAANLEPLQSCAGVVLIQSHQAAERLLREAYLEHRFFDLIDLDPFGCPNVLLQSTLQAMRFGGVLLLASTDGRSPTGHDRFAAVRRFGAAARAHPSSWELALRLQLAALAREAWLLGRGLEPLFCFSDGRTFRVAVRMRQRIRSGEEQQLGFLARCDRCGDQAVQAMLDLQGWRPCACTDGCGRWAVSGPLWVGPLQDVPQIKGLLEISDRLDAASSTGLSEGQDRTLAPRSRRLLEGLMADPGQPACCWSTGELSRRLQLKGPPAIEPLVAALRASGHSASVSGVMAGQVRTNAPLGILLRRCAEFGGKDR from the coding sequence ATGGCGTCTGTGCGGCCCGGGGGTGGTTTCTTTCGCCCCGACTCCAGACCGGCGAGGGATTTCTCCGTGTTGGTGGCTGCCTCGACCTTGGAGGGCGCGTCCGGCGATCGTCCGCTGCGCTGGCTCGACCTCATGGCGGGTTGCGGGATCCGCTCTCTTCGCTGGGGACTGGAGGCGAGGCGGGCGTCCCATCAGCAAGTGGAGCTCTGGGTGAATGACGCAGATCAAGAGCGAGGGCCTCTGCTAGCTGCAAATCTCGAACCGTTGCAATCCTGTGCCGGTGTCGTGCTCATCCAGAGCCATCAGGCGGCGGAGCGGCTCCTGCGTGAGGCCTATTTGGAGCATCGTTTTTTTGATCTGATCGATCTCGACCCTTTTGGATGCCCGAATGTGTTGCTTCAATCCACACTCCAGGCGATGCGTTTTGGAGGCGTGCTGTTGCTTGCGAGCACCGACGGTCGCTCACCGACGGGGCATGACCGGTTTGCGGCTGTGCGCCGGTTTGGTGCAGCGGCTCGTGCCCACCCTTCGAGTTGGGAGCTGGCGTTGCGCCTGCAATTGGCTGCTCTAGCCCGTGAAGCTTGGCTGCTGGGACGAGGTCTAGAGCCCTTGTTCTGCTTTAGCGATGGCCGCACCTTCCGTGTTGCGGTGCGCATGCGTCAGCGGATCCGTTCGGGTGAAGAGCAGCAGCTGGGGTTTTTGGCCCGTTGTGACCGCTGCGGTGATCAGGCGGTGCAAGCGATGTTGGACCTGCAGGGCTGGAGACCCTGCGCTTGTACCGATGGCTGCGGACGCTGGGCGGTGAGTGGTCCGCTCTGGGTTGGTCCGCTGCAGGATGTTCCCCAGATCAAAGGCCTATTGGAGATCAGTGACAGGTTGGATGCAGCTTCGAGCACGGGGTTAAGTGAGGGGCAAGACCGAACCCTTGCCCCTCGCAGCAGGCGGCTGCTGGAGGGGTTGATGGCGGATCCTGGTCAACCGGCCTGTTGCTGGTCGACGGGTGAATTATCCCGACGACTTCAGCTCAAAGGCCCCCCTGCAATCGAGCCCTTGGTTGCAGCGCTTCGGGCCTCCGGGCACAGCGCGTCGGTGAGTGGGGTGATGGCTGGGCAGGTGCGAACCAATGCGCCTCTCGGCATCTTGTTACGACGATGCGCCGAATTTGGCGGGAAAGATCGTTAA